A region from the Silene latifolia isolate original U9 population chromosome 7, ASM4854445v1, whole genome shotgun sequence genome encodes:
- the LOC141590589 gene encoding uncharacterized protein LOC141590589 produces MPENENSSNTNFDYYDDPLFLSQSDQPNASLTTFPFDGHDFMGWKREVLMSLAAKNKFGFIDGSVIKPPVTDKRHNQWIRCDFMVMRWVSNSLEKPLKESLKYVRSSKELWSELLERYGQANALEIYQLTKELGAVVQDNLSLVEYYGKLKSLWETLDCLDPLPVCSCGKIDLCTCTLMRRMVDRDNNAKLIQFLMNLNSGYDGIRTQILSMDSLPSIGKVLGLLQKIERQKQITDAMGSLTEANAYASYRNTEHKKGGYQGVKTSDIATKHCDNCNRDGHTRETCFGLVKCPHCQKTGHNPVNCFVIKGFPGDRGKGKAKVGSGYPKRGANAADLLLDSPLDEDPISRRIVQVAVLIPVLY; encoded by the coding sequence ATGCCTGAAAACGAGAATTCATCAAACACAAACTTTGATTACTATGATGATCCACTTTTCTTATCACAATCTGATCAACCAAATGCATCTCTCACTACTTTTCCTTTTGATGGTCATGATTTTATGGGATGGAAAAGGGAGGTGCTTATGAGTTTGGCTGCAAAAAATAAATTTGGGTTTATAGATGGGTCTGTGATAAAGCCTCCTGTGACTGATAAAAGACACAATCAATGGATACGATGTGATTTTATGGTTATGCGTTGGGTGTCTAATTCTTTGGAGAAGCCATTAAAGGAGAGCTTGAAGTATGTTCGGTCTTCTAAAGAACTATGGTCAGAGTTGTTAGAGAGGTATGGTCAGGCGAACGCACTTGAGATCTATCAGTTAACTAAAGAACTAGGTGCTGTAGTTCAGGACAACTTGTCTCTGGTTGAATATTATGGTAAGCTCAAGAGTTTGTGGGAAACCTTGGATTGCTTGGATCCATTACCTGTTTGTTCCTGTGGAAagatagatctttgcacttgtacCCTGATGAGAAGAATGGTGGACAGGGATAACAATGCTAAGTTGATTCAGTTTCTCATGAATCTAAATTCTGGTTATGATGGAATCCGCACTCAAATTCTTTCCATGGATTCTCTCCCTTCCATTGGTAAAGTTCTTGGTCTTTTACAAAAGATAGAGCGTCAAAAACAAATCACTGATGCTATGGGTTCTTTGACTGAAGCAAATGCATACGCGAGTTACAGGAATACTGAGCATAAGAAAGGGGGTTATCAGGGAGTCAAGACTTCAGATATTGCCACTAAACACTGTGATAATTGCAACAGAGATGGTCATACCAGGGAGACCTGTTTTGGCTTGGTCAAGTGTCCCCATTGCCAAAAGACGGGTCATAATCCAGTAAATTGTTTTGTGATTAAGGGTTTTCCTGGAGACAGAGGGAAAGGCAAGGCTAAGGTTGGTTCTGGTTATCCCAAAAGAGGAGCTAATGCTGCTGATCTTTTACTTGATTCTCCCTTGGATGAAGATCCTATTTCCCGGCGGATCGTACAGGTTGCAGTGCTAATTCCAGTTCTTTATTAA